A region of Marnyiella aurantia DNA encodes the following proteins:
- a CDS encoding DegT/DnrJ/EryC1/StrS family aminotransferase produces MKKIQMVDLQTQYFKIKSDVDNAVLNVLESAAFINGPEVKSFQSELESYLDVKHVIPCANGTDALQIALMALGLEEGDEVITADFTFAATVEVIHLLKLKAVLIDVDYDTFTMDTEKLKAAITPRTKVIIPVHLFGQCANMQDILKIAEANKLEVIEDNAQAIGAEFTFAGGRAHKAGTMGTMGTTSFFPSKNLGCYGDGGAIFTNSDELAHKLRGIVNHGMYERYYHDEVGVNSRLDSVQATVLRKKLPLLDGYNEARRKAADYYDEAFADQPDLLTPVRADYSTHVFHQYTLRILNGKRNELQKFLAEKEIPAMIYYPVALRKQKAYFQDSDPADFKNTDLLLDQVLSLPMHTELEEEQLKYITDSVLEFMTAQQH; encoded by the coding sequence ATGAAGAAAATTCAGATGGTAGATCTGCAAACGCAGTATTTCAAGATAAAAAGCGATGTAGACAATGCAGTCCTCAATGTGCTGGAATCTGCCGCATTTATAAACGGACCCGAGGTTAAATCCTTTCAGTCCGAACTGGAAAGCTATCTGGATGTGAAACATGTTATTCCCTGTGCCAACGGAACCGATGCACTTCAGATTGCACTTATGGCACTTGGCCTGGAGGAAGGTGATGAAGTGATTACCGCAGATTTTACCTTTGCCGCCACTGTTGAAGTCATTCACCTGCTGAAACTGAAAGCTGTACTTATTGACGTTGATTACGATACGTTCACAATGGACACGGAAAAGCTGAAGGCAGCTATTACACCACGGACAAAAGTGATTATTCCGGTACATCTTTTTGGTCAGTGCGCAAATATGCAGGATATTCTTAAGATTGCCGAAGCGAATAAGCTGGAGGTTATTGAAGATAATGCTCAGGCTATCGGTGCCGAGTTTACCTTTGCCGGAGGGCGCGCACATAAGGCCGGGACTATGGGTACAATGGGTACAACATCATTTTTTCCGTCTAAAAATTTAGGCTGTTATGGCGACGGAGGAGCTATCTTCACCAACAGTGACGAGCTGGCGCATAAACTGCGCGGAATAGTGAATCACGGTATGTACGAACGGTATTATCATGACGAAGTGGGCGTAAATTCCCGACTGGACAGTGTTCAGGCTACCGTTCTGCGGAAAAAACTGCCTCTGTTAGACGGTTATAATGAAGCCCGCAGAAAAGCGGCCGATTATTACGATGAGGCATTTGCGGATCAGCCTGATCTTCTTACACCGGTGCGGGCAGACTATTCTACACATGTTTTTCATCAATATACTTTAAGGATTCTAAACGGTAAGCGAAATGAACTTCAGAAGTTTCTGGCTGAAAAAGAGATTCCTGCCATGATTTACTATCCGGTCGCATTGCGGAAACAGAAAGCTTATTTTCAGGACAGTGACCCCGCCGACTTTAAAAATACAGATCTGTTACTGGATCAGGTACTTTCGCTGCCCATGCATACAGAGTTGGAAGAAGAGCAATTGAAATACATTACGGACTCCGTTCTGGAATTTATGACAGCCCAACAGCATTAA
- a CDS encoding S8 family peptidase, which yields MKKFSCTLLLLLSASIYAQSELVFVYFADKPNKSAFYANPLSELTQKSLSRRIAQGIPLNDQDAPVEPTYLQNIQNMGFQVADYSKWLNGVAVMANANQILQLQNQPFVQSVESFARNSNAIVKGPASQNKFPSTAKGPAVVFNYGTALAQTEQINLKSLHLAGYTGAGITIAVLDTGFPTVDIGSAYQRLWNNSQIKGGYNFISKNTDIYNTSFNPHGSYVLGAISGYIDQSFVGTAPDADLYLYATEDASVEIPQEEIYWIMAAEEADRKGVDVINSSLGYTTFDDSRYNYTYTDMNGTTSFIARGAQIAAEKGIFVVSAAGNSGALTWHYISTPADNQKVFTIGSVDSSGNPSDFSSYGPNSAGVVKPDASARGTTTATVFNNNTVSASGTSLASPLAAGGIACLLQATAPGTSREYLRSLLRQTASLFPGTNPQMGYGILNFGNALQQYLSTQSTTLVTFRMYPNPARDRVLFQTSEKIEKIEIYDPAGRLIRRKLPVDNTLEVGSLRPGIYYLNIKTAKSHYSEKLIKK from the coding sequence ATGAAAAAGTTTAGCTGTACCCTGCTCCTGCTACTTTCGGCCAGCATTTATGCACAGTCCGAACTTGTTTTTGTATACTTTGCCGACAAACCAAACAAGTCTGCTTTTTACGCCAACCCGCTGTCCGAACTTACACAGAAATCACTGAGCCGCCGGATCGCGCAGGGCATTCCGCTGAACGACCAGGACGCGCCTGTTGAACCCACCTACCTGCAGAATATCCAAAATATGGGTTTCCAGGTCGCAGATTATTCAAAATGGCTGAACGGTGTAGCAGTAATGGCTAACGCAAACCAGATACTACAGCTTCAGAATCAGCCTTTTGTACAGTCTGTTGAGAGTTTTGCCAGAAACTCCAATGCAATAGTTAAAGGACCTGCTTCGCAGAATAAATTCCCCAGTACAGCCAAGGGGCCTGCTGTTGTCTTTAATTACGGTACGGCGCTGGCGCAGACAGAACAGATTAATCTGAAAAGTTTGCATCTCGCCGGGTACACGGGTGCCGGGATAACCATTGCGGTGCTGGACACGGGATTCCCTACGGTAGATATAGGTTCCGCTTATCAGCGGCTGTGGAACAACAGTCAGATAAAAGGCGGCTACAACTTCATCAGCAAGAATACCGATATCTACAACACTTCTTTCAATCCTCATGGGTCCTATGTGCTTGGTGCAATAAGTGGCTATATTGACCAGTCCTTTGTAGGTACTGCACCGGATGCGGACCTTTATCTCTATGCCACCGAAGATGCTTCAGTGGAGATTCCGCAGGAAGAGATTTACTGGATCATGGCCGCGGAGGAAGCCGACCGGAAAGGTGTAGACGTGATAAATTCTTCACTGGGATACACCACTTTTGACGACTCCCGCTACAATTATACCTATACTGATATGAACGGCACTACTTCCTTCATCGCCCGGGGAGCACAAATTGCAGCGGAGAAAGGTATTTTTGTTGTTTCCGCAGCGGGAAACTCCGGGGCACTGACCTGGCACTATATCAGCACACCGGCCGACAACCAAAAGGTTTTTACAATCGGTTCCGTAGACTCCAGCGGAAATCCTTCGGACTTCTCCTCTTACGGGCCAAATTCGGCAGGCGTGGTGAAACCTGATGCAAGCGCGCGCGGCACCACAACAGCCACAGTATTTAATAACAATACTGTATCGGCTAGCGGCACTTCATTGGCTTCACCGCTGGCAGCGGGAGGTATTGCCTGTCTGTTGCAGGCAACTGCGCCGGGAACTTCGCGCGAATATCTGAGATCTTTACTGAGGCAAACTGCATCTCTTTTTCCAGGGACGAATCCGCAGATGGGCTACGGAATACTGAATTTCGGCAATGCATTGCAACAGTATCTGTCTACCCAATCTACCACTTTGGTAACATTCCGCATGTACCCAAACCCTGCGCGGGACCGGGTACTTTTCCAAACGTCTGAAAAAATCGAGAAAATCGAGATCTACGATCCAGCCGGCAGACTAATCCGCAGAAAACTTCCTGTGGATAACACTCTTGAAGTTGGCAGCCTGCGTCCCGGCATTTATTACCTTAACATAAAGACTGCTAAGTCTCACTATTCTGAAAAACTGATTAAAAAGTAG
- a CDS encoding PD-(D/E)XK nuclease family protein translates to MRFLDKIFTELLKQNPDLSGFNIVLPGKRPIVFIKRILMEKGYSGFLPTFHTVEDLILEISGKQRLQGIGLWLFAFEVYSELNLLPKDDFSGFVKWFPTVLKDWDDILKFADSDSAVLEYMFDEERIKAWAQDLGEQEDMPRRKYLTFWRNMNIFLPALKQKLREKNWATSGMIHEEVKHKIESFAKETEKIFVFCGFNAFTKVEEQLVRSLLQWDSAQVFFQGDSYYVDDERQEAGKFLREHRKWKEFNNVRDFRWIENDFQKPKNIKVYEVSGNISQTKILPGILDGMKQATPDLSDTAIVLLDENLLPATLDALSEVEILNITMGFPLRNLGFSNAVKHLFHLHKQLETKSGSYYYNDLFSILEELPHSGRDLEIITEFKSFIESRNIVYLSERLLREHLSELSYFSLFLPPADVQSFLDLIIDFCFNLKFNDLDDIQYENISHFEKSFRVIRNQLAPYRFPVKMETLEVLVNQLVNSEAIDFQGEPLQGLQVMGLLETRLLNFRNIILLSVNEGKLPLGNTQNSYLPFDVRTHFDLHTFLENDSIYAYHFYRLLQDAENVHLLFNALSSGVNTGEKSRFITQLEFEDQFHSIEHVVIENASEPMSKRPVVIEKTTAVMEQLDIWKSRVSATHLTGYLYNPLDFYLTKVLKTKEASQIEEELSVMNYGNLVHYALQIIYEGVGNEILKEQDLTFTDDQLLEVINKSIENLNHQPEFYDKGMNYIHKNVAFRAVKKVVQHDRELIESGHKLRIIALEHEFQDVDFYLDENHSNKVSFYGFIDRIDELDGTLRIIDYKTGKTRELKVSLDDKNREDFFFNDSKKQALQLCIYNYVINNLPQFEGRNVQTGIWSFAEVSKGVVPLQFAKGELQDAMVSIKNLILEILDPEIPFTEAVHEILDL, encoded by the coding sequence ATGCGCTTTTTAGATAAGATTTTTACAGAACTTCTTAAACAAAACCCTGATTTATCAGGGTTTAATATTGTACTGCCGGGTAAGAGACCTATTGTTTTCATCAAAAGGATTCTAATGGAAAAGGGCTACTCCGGATTTCTGCCCACTTTTCATACTGTAGAAGACCTGATCCTGGAAATCTCCGGAAAACAGAGACTGCAGGGCATCGGCCTCTGGCTTTTTGCTTTTGAAGTTTACAGTGAGCTGAATCTGCTGCCGAAAGATGATTTTTCAGGATTTGTAAAATGGTTTCCTACGGTGTTGAAAGACTGGGACGATATCCTGAAATTTGCCGACAGTGATTCCGCGGTTCTGGAGTATATGTTTGATGAAGAGCGTATAAAAGCCTGGGCTCAGGATCTTGGTGAGCAGGAAGATATGCCTCGCAGGAAATACCTGACCTTCTGGCGTAATATGAACATTTTCTTACCAGCACTGAAGCAAAAGCTCCGTGAGAAAAACTGGGCTACCTCCGGGATGATCCATGAGGAGGTGAAACATAAAATTGAGTCCTTTGCAAAGGAAACGGAGAAGATATTTGTGTTCTGTGGCTTCAATGCATTTACAAAAGTAGAGGAACAGCTTGTACGCAGTCTCTTGCAGTGGGACAGTGCGCAGGTATTTTTTCAGGGCGACAGTTATTATGTGGATGACGAAAGACAGGAAGCCGGAAAGTTCCTGCGCGAGCACCGAAAATGGAAAGAGTTCAATAACGTCCGCGATTTCCGTTGGATTGAAAACGATTTCCAAAAGCCAAAAAATATTAAAGTATACGAAGTTTCAGGGAATATCTCGCAGACAAAGATCCTTCCGGGTATCCTGGACGGCATGAAGCAAGCAACACCTGATCTGTCTGATACCGCTATTGTTCTGCTGGACGAAAATCTTCTGCCAGCAACGCTGGATGCATTGTCTGAAGTTGAAATTCTGAATATAACGATGGGCTTCCCGCTGCGTAATCTGGGATTCAGTAATGCGGTAAAACATCTTTTTCATCTGCATAAACAACTGGAAACCAAGTCGGGCTCATACTATTATAACGACTTGTTTTCTATTCTGGAGGAACTGCCACACTCCGGCAGAGATCTTGAAATCATAACAGAATTCAAATCCTTTATTGAGTCCAGAAATATTGTTTATCTGTCCGAACGGCTGCTTCGGGAGCATTTAAGTGAGCTGTCTTACTTCAGTCTTTTCCTGCCACCAGCGGATGTACAGTCATTCCTGGATTTGATTATCGATTTCTGCTTCAACCTGAAGTTTAATGATTTGGATGATATTCAGTACGAGAACATTTCGCATTTTGAAAAGTCGTTCCGAGTGATACGAAACCAACTTGCTCCATACCGCTTTCCCGTAAAAATGGAAACTCTGGAAGTTTTGGTGAACCAGCTGGTCAATTCTGAAGCTATCGATTTTCAGGGCGAGCCGCTGCAGGGCTTACAGGTAATGGGGCTGCTGGAAACGCGTTTACTCAATTTCCGGAATATAATTCTGCTTTCAGTAAATGAAGGCAAACTTCCTTTGGGCAATACCCAGAACTCTTACCTTCCGTTTGATGTAAGAACGCATTTCGATCTTCATACTTTTCTGGAAAATGACAGCATTTATGCCTACCACTTCTACCGCTTGCTGCAGGATGCGGAGAATGTCCACCTTCTATTCAACGCGCTTAGCTCCGGCGTGAATACGGGTGAAAAGAGCCGGTTTATTACCCAGTTGGAATTTGAGGATCAGTTCCACTCAATAGAACATGTAGTTATTGAAAATGCTTCCGAACCTATGAGTAAACGACCTGTTGTTATAGAAAAAACGACGGCTGTAATGGAGCAGCTGGACATTTGGAAATCACGGGTTTCGGCAACACATCTTACAGGTTATCTTTATAATCCGCTTGACTTTTATCTTACCAAAGTGCTTAAAACCAAAGAAGCCAGCCAGATTGAAGAAGAGCTTTCAGTGATGAACTACGGTAACCTTGTTCATTACGCCCTTCAGATTATTTACGAAGGTGTTGGCAATGAGATACTCAAAGAACAGGATCTGACTTTTACTGATGACCAGCTACTGGAGGTGATTAACAAATCTATTGAGAATCTGAATCATCAACCTGAGTTTTATGACAAAGGCATGAACTATATTCATAAGAATGTAGCATTTCGGGCGGTAAAAAAAGTAGTGCAGCATGACCGGGAGCTGATTGAGAGTGGACACAAACTGCGGATTATAGCATTGGAGCATGAATTTCAGGATGTTGATTTTTACCTTGATGAAAACCACAGCAATAAAGTTTCCTTCTACGGTTTTATAGACAGGATAGACGAACTGGACGGCACACTGAGGATCATTGACTATAAAACCGGAAAAACCAGGGAACTGAAAGTTTCTCTAGACGACAAAAACCGTGAAGATTTCTTCTTTAATGATTCCAAAAAACAGGCGCTTCAGCTCTGTATCTATAATTATGTAATTAATAACCTTCCACAATTTGAAGGACGAAACGTGCAGACTGGAATCTGGAGTTTTGCGGAAGTAAGCAAAGGAGTGGTCCCGCTTCAGTTTGCAAAAGGGGAGTTACAGGACGCAATGGTCTCGATAAAAAACCTGATACTTGAAATCCTGGATCCGGAAATTCCTTTCACGGAAGCCGTACATGAAATCCTGGATCTTTAA
- the rsmG gene encoding 16S rRNA (guanine(527)-N(7))-methyltransferase RsmG translates to MSADLILKYFPELTETQKKQFDALEGLYADWNEKINVISRKDTESLYEKHVLHSLGIAQIMEFAPGTKVLDIGTGGGFPGIPLAILFPGTQFTLIDSIGKKITVVRAVAEALELQNVTAIHERAEKLKEKFHFVVSRAVTQMPEFLRWLRGKFEKEQFNEKHNGVLYLKGGDLGEELAGLRCEVHLLKDHFEEEFFETKKVVYLSKGNFAS, encoded by the coding sequence ATGTCTGCAGATCTAATTTTAAAATATTTTCCTGAACTCACGGAAACCCAGAAAAAACAGTTTGATGCGCTGGAAGGCCTTTATGCAGACTGGAACGAGAAAATCAATGTCATCTCCAGAAAAGACACAGAATCGCTATATGAAAAACATGTACTGCATTCGCTGGGAATCGCTCAGATCATGGAGTTCGCACCGGGCACCAAAGTCCTGGATATCGGTACTGGCGGTGGCTTTCCAGGCATTCCGCTGGCAATTCTGTTTCCCGGCACACAATTCACGCTTATTGACAGCATCGGTAAAAAAATAACTGTAGTTCGGGCAGTTGCAGAAGCTCTGGAACTTCAGAACGTGACTGCGATCCATGAACGTGCCGAGAAACTGAAGGAAAAGTTTCATTTCGTGGTGAGCCGTGCAGTAACGCAGATGCCGGAATTCCTTAGATGGCTCCGCGGGAAGTTTGAAAAAGAACAGTTTAACGAAAAACATAACGGTGTGCTCTATTTAAAAGGAGGTGATTTGGGTGAGGAACTTGCCGGCCTGCGTTGTGAAGTTCATTTGCTGAAAGATCATTTTGAAGAGGAATTTTTTGAGACCAAAAAAGTGGTATATTTATCCAAAGGGAATTTTGCTTCCTGA
- a CDS encoding pyridoxal phosphate-dependent aminotransferase: MDRLSNRLKRLGYSQTFVMSNKAREMRANGADVISLTLGEPDFDVPEKVKQAAHDAIDQNYSHYSPVPGFLELREAIAAKLKRDNGLNYKPTQICVSNGAKQAILNVLAAVLNEGDEVILPAPFWVSYDEMVKMMDGTSVVINTSYENDFKITAEQLEEAITPRTKVLLYSSPCNPSGSYYTYDELKSLAEVIAKHPHITVISDEIYEYINYETTTKSIAAFDEIYDQVAVINGMSKGFAMTGWRIGYSACPDWLAKACEKIQGQMTSGANTVAQRASLAALNTDPAEFRYMIEEFRKRRDIFYDLMKDIPGFKVLLPKSAFYLFPDISYYIGKTLNGQEIENSDDLAMYLLENAHVGSVGGVSFGSPECLRFSYAASEADLREAVRRIKKCLQESVIGSVDEINAF; encoded by the coding sequence ATGGACAGACTATCAAACCGGTTAAAACGCCTGGGCTATTCCCAAACATTTGTAATGAGTAATAAGGCGCGTGAGATGCGTGCAAACGGAGCCGACGTTATAAGCCTTACGCTGGGTGAACCCGATTTTGATGTGCCTGAAAAGGTAAAACAGGCCGCGCATGATGCCATAGACCAGAATTACAGTCATTATTCGCCGGTGCCGGGTTTTCTGGAGCTACGCGAAGCCATTGCAGCAAAACTTAAACGCGATAACGGTTTAAATTACAAGCCCACGCAGATCTGTGTATCCAACGGTGCTAAGCAGGCCATCCTTAATGTACTGGCAGCCGTACTGAATGAAGGCGACGAGGTGATCCTGCCAGCGCCTTTTTGGGTAAGCTACGACGAAATGGTGAAAATGATGGACGGGACATCGGTCGTCATTAATACGTCCTACGAAAATGATTTCAAGATTACCGCAGAACAGCTGGAAGAAGCTATAACTCCGCGGACCAAAGTACTGCTGTACAGTTCGCCCTGCAATCCGTCAGGCAGCTATTATACTTATGACGAATTAAAGTCTCTGGCTGAGGTCATCGCCAAACATCCTCATATAACCGTAATTTCTGATGAGATTTACGAATATATCAACTACGAAACTACAACAAAATCCATTGCCGCCTTTGATGAAATTTACGATCAGGTAGCGGTCATCAACGGTATGTCCAAAGGCTTCGCTATGACTGGATGGCGTATAGGTTATTCCGCATGTCCTGACTGGCTGGCCAAGGCCTGCGAGAAAATTCAGGGACAAATGACGAGTGGCGCCAATACCGTAGCCCAGCGCGCTTCCTTAGCCGCACTTAATACCGATCCTGCAGAATTCAGATATATGATTGAAGAATTTCGGAAAAGAAGAGATATTTTTTACGATCTGATGAAGGACATTCCGGGATTCAAAGTTCTGCTGCCGAAGTCGGCTTTCTATCTATTTCCGGACATCTCCTATTATATCGGAAAAACGCTGAATGGGCAGGAAATTGAAAATTCAGATGATCTGGCCATGTATCTATTGGAAAATGCTCATGTAGGATCCGTGGGCGGAGTGTCTTTCGGCAGCCCTGAATGCCTAAGATTTTCTTATGCAGCTTCTGAAGCTGACCTTAGAGAGGCCGTGCGCAGAATAAAAAAGTGCCTGCAGGAATCTGTAATTGGTTCAGTAGATGAAATAAATGCGTTCTAA
- a CDS encoding peroxiredoxin gives MSLVGRKFPSITVDAMSEMGDDLKINIFEEATKNNEKILLFWYPKDFTFVCPTELHAFQEALGEFEKRNTKVIGASCDTNEVHFAWLNTAKENGGIEGVTYPILADTHRQLANTLGIVDQDFEYDEEGNETFTGSNVTYRATYLVDETGKIFHESVNDMPLGRNVKEYLRLIDAYTHVQKHGEVCPANWEEGKDAMNANRESTAEYLAKHQN, from the coding sequence ATGTCATTAGTAGGAAGAAAATTTCCAAGCATTACAGTAGATGCAATGTCTGAAATGGGTGATGATCTGAAAATTAACATTTTCGAGGAGGCAACTAAGAACAATGAGAAAATTCTGCTTTTCTGGTACCCAAAGGATTTTACCTTTGTATGCCCAACAGAACTTCACGCTTTCCAGGAAGCTTTAGGCGAATTTGAAAAAAGAAATACAAAAGTAATCGGTGCTTCCTGCGATACTAACGAGGTGCACTTCGCATGGCTTAACACAGCTAAAGAAAACGGAGGTATTGAAGGCGTAACTTATCCTATCCTTGCAGATACACACCGTCAGTTAGCCAACACTTTAGGAATCGTAGATCAGGATTTTGAGTACGATGAAGAAGGCAACGAAACCTTTACAGGTTCCAATGTAACTTACAGAGCTACTTATCTTGTTGATGAGACCGGTAAAATTTTCCATGAGTCTGTAAACGATATGCCTCTTGGCAGAAACGTTAAGGAATATCTAAGACTTATTGATGCTTATACCCACGTACAGAAGCATGGTGAGGTTTGCCCTGCCAACTGGGAAGAAGGAAAAGATGCTATGAACGCTAACCGCGAGTCTACAGCAGAATACCTTGCCAAACATCAGAACTAA
- a CDS encoding thioredoxin family protein, translating into MYTELTEDILQEKIAEHGKVVVQYGATWCGNCRIMKPKFKKLAAENDDIPFYYVDAEKLPESRKLAKVDNLPTFAVFKDGELLNQVQTNQQDSLINLFKELV; encoded by the coding sequence ATGTATACAGAACTGACTGAAGACATCCTTCAGGAAAAAATTGCAGAACACGGAAAAGTTGTAGTACAGTACGGCGCCACATGGTGCGGAAACTGCAGGATTATGAAGCCTAAGTTCAAAAAGCTGGCTGCCGAAAACGATGATATCCCATTCTATTATGTAGATGCGGAAAAGTTACCGGAAAGCAGAAAGCTGGCGAAGGTGGACAATCTGCCAACTTTTGCAGTGTTCAAAGATGGCGAACTGCTTAACCAGGTACAAACCAATCAGCAGGACAGCCTTATTAACCTTTTTAAAGAGCTAGTATAA
- a CDS encoding DUF6952 family protein: MKLPVIRQFYQNQTPENLEATLEVLESFSEFRGTTEEDLNVVGELITNICGALEAHANVKNGMSEKDALNSFAQKVMGSIDK, translated from the coding sequence ATGAAATTACCTGTTATAAGACAGTTTTACCAAAATCAAACCCCGGAAAATCTGGAGGCCACGCTGGAGGTACTGGAATCTTTTTCAGAATTCAGAGGTACTACAGAAGAAGATCTGAATGTGGTGGGAGAACTAATCACCAATATCTGCGGTGCTCTGGAGGCGCATGCCAATGTAAAAAATGGCATGAGCGAGAAAGACGCACTAAACAGCTTTGCCCAGAAAGTAATGGGCTCCATCGACAAATAA
- a CDS encoding acyl-CoA reductase, with protein MNQENQIAGLCEVSAFIQNFLAKEPADYNETDLDFKAVLKKSENENPWFTQENQRFALKQWSSLLTEQNLKEWLSDYRTAEQSKRVGLILAGNIPMVGFHDVLAVVLSNHIPVIKLSSKDRHMLPFLLEMWNEKSGGTVPFETVERLQDFNAVIATGSNNTARYLEFYFREHLSIIRKNRTSVAVLRGDETPEELQLLAEDIFRYYGLGCRNVTRILMPDDFLVDRLFENFIGFKDVINHNKYANNYEYNRAVYLLNLEQFWDNNFVMLKEDDKLFSPLSVINVSRYTDLDDVKKFLAKNEQDIQTVVAKSELGLNSIGFGEAQNPGLDTYADNVDTMRFLEVI; from the coding sequence ATGAATCAAGAAAACCAGATTGCAGGACTGTGTGAAGTTAGCGCGTTTATACAGAATTTTCTGGCTAAGGAACCGGCGGACTATAACGAAACAGACCTGGATTTTAAAGCCGTTTTGAAGAAATCAGAGAACGAAAATCCATGGTTTACTCAGGAAAATCAGCGTTTTGCATTGAAGCAGTGGAGCAGCCTGCTTACCGAACAGAATTTAAAAGAGTGGCTTTCGGATTACAGGACGGCTGAGCAATCCAAAAGAGTAGGACTTATCCTGGCCGGGAATATACCGATGGTTGGTTTCCATGATGTTCTGGCCGTGGTGCTGAGCAATCATATTCCGGTAATCAAACTATCGTCCAAGGACAGGCATATGCTGCCGTTCCTATTGGAAATGTGGAATGAAAAGTCAGGAGGGACTGTTCCGTTTGAAACTGTAGAAAGGTTGCAGGATTTCAATGCTGTAATAGCCACAGGCAGTAATAATACGGCGCGATACCTCGAATTCTACTTCAGAGAACATTTAAGCATCATACGCAAGAACAGAACTTCTGTTGCTGTGCTGAGAGGTGACGAAACACCCGAAGAACTGCAGCTTTTGGCTGAAGACATTTTTCGCTATTACGGACTTGGCTGCCGTAATGTTACGCGGATCCTGATGCCGGATGATTTTCTGGTTGACAGGCTTTTTGAGAACTTCATAGGTTTCAAAGATGTCATTAACCATAACAAATACGCTAATAATTACGAATACAACCGTGCGGTTTATCTGCTTAATCTTGAGCAGTTCTGGGACAATAACTTTGTGATGCTTAAAGAGGATGATAAACTTTTCTCACCGCTTTCCGTTATCAATGTTTCGCGCTACACTGATTTGGATGATGTAAAAAAATTCCTGGCCAAAAATGAGCAGGATATTCAAACCGTCGTTGCAAAGTCAGAACTTGGACTTAACTCGATAGGCTTTGGTGAGGCTCAGAATCCCGGTCTGGACACCTATGCCGATAACGTGGATACTATGCGCTTCCTCGAGGTTATATAA
- a CDS encoding 4Fe-4S binding protein: MAIKITDECINCGACEPECPNNAIYEGAVDWKASEGTALSGRVVMKSGLTVDADAPQEPVSDDVYFIVTDKCTECIGFHEEPQCAAVCPVDCCVPDEDHVESPESLLEKKAFLHGE, from the coding sequence ATGGCTATCAAAATAACAGATGAATGTATAAACTGTGGTGCCTGCGAACCGGAATGCCCTAATAATGCAATCTACGAAGGAGCTGTGGACTGGAAAGCTTCCGAAGGAACAGCGCTTTCCGGACGTGTGGTTATGAAGTCGGGTCTTACTGTGGATGCAGATGCGCCGCAGGAACCCGTGAGCGACGATGTTTACTTTATTGTAACCGATAAATGTACCGAGTGCATCGGCTTCCACGAGGAGCCTCAATGTGCGGCTGTTTGTCCGGTGGACTGCTGCGTACCGGATGAGGATCATGTGGAATCCCCTGAAAGTTTACTGGAGAAAAAAGCCTTCTTACACGGAGAATAA